One genomic window of Candidatus Baltobacteraceae bacterium includes the following:
- a CDS encoding DNA-formamidopyrimidine glycosylase family protein: protein MPELPDIAAYITALQERIAGQTLTGVAIAKPFVLRTIDPPISALVGRNVRELRRIGKRIAIGFDDDLWIVIHLMIAGRLQWRGLSANLAANRTTLASLTFGNGTLVLTEAGAKRRASMHVVRGEAALAAIDPGGIEPLDVDFTTFRTALSAENHTLKRTLTDPHIISGIGNAYSDEILHAAKLSPIAMTQKLDDEQWRRLYDATQATLHLWIDRFRAETKSGFPTGVTAFREGMAVHGRYREPCPICGEPVARIRYADNETNYCPQCQTGGKLLADRALSRLLKRG, encoded by the coding sequence GTGCCCGAGCTGCCCGATATTGCGGCGTACATTACCGCACTGCAGGAACGAATCGCCGGTCAGACGCTGACCGGGGTCGCGATCGCCAAGCCGTTCGTGCTGCGCACGATCGATCCGCCGATCTCCGCACTGGTGGGACGTAACGTACGCGAGCTGCGTCGCATCGGCAAACGAATCGCCATCGGATTCGACGACGACCTTTGGATCGTGATTCACCTCATGATAGCGGGGCGGCTGCAGTGGCGAGGTTTGAGTGCGAATCTCGCCGCAAATCGAACGACGCTGGCGTCGCTGACGTTTGGAAACGGCACGCTGGTGCTGACCGAAGCCGGAGCCAAGCGACGCGCGTCGATGCACGTCGTACGCGGCGAAGCGGCGCTAGCAGCGATCGATCCCGGCGGCATCGAGCCGCTCGACGTCGATTTCACGACGTTTCGGACGGCGCTTTCGGCCGAGAACCACACACTCAAACGCACGCTCACGGACCCGCATATCATCAGCGGCATCGGCAACGCGTACTCCGACGAAATTCTTCACGCGGCCAAGCTGTCGCCGATCGCGATGACGCAAAAGCTCGACGACGAACAGTGGCGGCGCTTATACGACGCGACGCAGGCGACGCTGCACCTGTGGATCGATCGTTTCCGGGCCGAGACGAAATCGGGGTTCCCGACCGGCGTTACCGCGTTTCGCGAAGGCATGGCGGTGCACGGCCGATACCGCGAACCGTGTCCCATCTGTGGAGAGCCGGTGGCGCGCATCCGTTACGCCGACAACGAAACCAACTATTGCCCGCAGTGTCAGACCGGCGGCAAGCTGCTTGCCGACCGCGCGTTATCCCGATTGCTCAAACGTGGATAA
- a CDS encoding alpha/beta fold hydrolase, whose product MKRFAFLASAGACVAAAGARVAVAAAESDIALQTPSGTIYGTLALPAKLPAPVVLIVAGSGPVDRNGNAGMLQTNTYSLLARALAQRGIASVRYDKRGVGASAMPATLEKDLRVETYADDVAAWVRQLTSDKRFSRTIVAGHSEGSLLGILALQQAKANAFVSLEGAGRPIGVVLDEQLKKRLSPDLDKKAEAVVAQLEQGKTVADPPPELLALFRPSVQPYFISLMKYEPAKEIAKLTVPVTIVQGTADAQVTMDDANALKGGAPSAKLVVVQGMNHVLKHAPDTSSQAAIAAGYTDPSLPIEPQVVDAIVAASQ is encoded by the coding sequence ATGAAGCGTTTCGCTTTCCTCGCGAGTGCGGGGGCGTGCGTCGCGGCCGCGGGCGCGCGCGTCGCGGTTGCTGCGGCCGAATCCGACATCGCGCTGCAAACGCCGAGCGGCACGATCTACGGAACGCTCGCGTTGCCGGCGAAGCTGCCCGCGCCGGTCGTGCTGATCGTTGCCGGATCGGGGCCCGTCGACCGGAACGGAAATGCCGGCATGCTGCAGACGAATACCTACTCGTTACTCGCGAGGGCCCTCGCGCAGCGCGGCATCGCATCGGTTCGTTACGATAAGCGCGGCGTAGGCGCCAGCGCCATGCCGGCAACGTTGGAAAAGGATCTCCGAGTCGAGACGTATGCCGACGACGTCGCGGCCTGGGTGCGACAGTTGACTTCCGACAAACGGTTTTCGCGGACGATCGTCGCGGGTCACAGCGAAGGATCGCTCCTCGGCATCTTGGCCCTGCAGCAAGCAAAAGCAAACGCATTCGTGAGTTTGGAGGGCGCCGGCCGTCCCATCGGCGTCGTGCTCGACGAACAGCTCAAGAAACGCCTCTCACCCGATCTCGACAAGAAAGCCGAAGCCGTGGTCGCCCAGCTCGAGCAGGGCAAAACCGTAGCCGATCCGCCGCCTGAGCTCTTAGCGCTGTTCCGTCCATCGGTTCAGCCTTACTTCATCTCGCTCATGAAATACGAGCCCGCCAAGGAGATCGCAAAGCTCACGGTGCCGGTGACTATCGTACAGGGTACCGCGGACGCGCAAGTGACGATGGACGACGCGAACGCGCTCAAAGGCGGCGCTCCGAGCGCAAAACTGGTGGTGGTGCAAGGAATGAACCACGTCTTGAAGCACGCGCCGGATACGTCGTCGCAAGCGGCGATTGCCGCCGGCTACACCGATCCGTCGTTGCCGATCGAACCGCAAGTCGTCGACGCCATCGTAGCCGCATCGCAGTAG
- a CDS encoding S9 family peptidase, which produces MKNGLIPRDVLFGNAERSQARISPDGTMLAYLAPSDGKMSVWVRTIGRDDDRLVAHDPARPIPWIAWQADGQHVLFLQDSGGNENYHLFQVGLDGGQARELTPGENVRCTPLAIDHRFPFEALVSLNERNPALFDICRIDFRTGSLTTEAENPGDVIAWLADHTFAVRAAVAQTPDGSTEIRVRDDAGGQWRVLDTIASSDSIPDLVAFSPDNRSLYAISAKDANASRLVKYDLTAGTYDAVLEDPRYDVAGVYTDPSTYAVVAAAVLRERLGWTVLDAQYQPTFEALGALHDGDFTIDDSSADGNTLIVHYRSDVGPTHYYAFDRRAAQATLLFVDRPRLFDYTLAPMRPIAFEARDGLRIEGYLTLPLGVEPHNLPTILFVHGGPWHRDRWGYDEMAQWLANRGYAVLQVNFRGSTGYGKAFLNAGNREWAGAMRTDLIDAREWAVAQGFADPDRFAIFGGSYGGYAVLAALTFTPDAFTCGVDVVGPSNLNTLLETIPPYWEPMRRVFYERMGEDPEFLNSQSPLFRAKDIRVPLLVAQGANDPRVKQTESDQLVGAMRENQIPVTYIVFDNEGHGFANPENNKRFTALAERFFAQTLGGKLQPPQPDEDFEPFLR; this is translated from the coding sequence TTGAAGAACGGTCTCATTCCTCGCGACGTGCTCTTCGGAAACGCGGAGCGCAGTCAAGCGCGCATCTCACCCGACGGCACGATGCTCGCGTACCTCGCCCCGAGCGACGGCAAGATGAGCGTCTGGGTGCGCACGATCGGAAGAGACGACGATCGTCTCGTCGCCCACGATCCGGCGCGTCCGATTCCGTGGATTGCCTGGCAAGCCGACGGCCAACACGTACTCTTCCTTCAAGACAGCGGTGGCAATGAGAACTACCACCTGTTCCAGGTGGGCCTCGACGGAGGCCAGGCGCGAGAGCTGACGCCAGGCGAGAACGTGCGCTGCACTCCACTGGCGATCGATCACCGCTTTCCTTTTGAAGCGCTCGTCTCGCTCAACGAACGCAATCCGGCACTGTTCGATATTTGCCGCATCGACTTTCGCACCGGATCGCTGACGACGGAAGCGGAAAACCCCGGCGACGTCATCGCCTGGCTGGCCGATCATACGTTTGCCGTGCGCGCCGCGGTCGCACAGACTCCCGACGGGTCGACCGAGATTCGCGTGCGCGATGACGCCGGCGGCCAGTGGCGCGTCCTCGATACGATTGCGTCGTCGGATTCGATTCCGGACCTTGTGGCGTTCTCACCGGATAACCGCTCGCTCTACGCGATCAGTGCAAAGGACGCTAACGCCAGCCGTCTCGTGAAATACGATCTGACCGCTGGTACGTACGATGCCGTTTTAGAAGATCCGCGCTACGACGTGGCCGGCGTCTATACCGATCCATCGACGTACGCCGTGGTTGCCGCCGCGGTCCTGCGCGAGCGCTTGGGATGGACGGTTCTCGACGCGCAATATCAGCCTACGTTCGAAGCGTTGGGGGCGCTGCACGACGGCGACTTCACGATCGACGACAGCAGCGCCGACGGCAACACGCTGATCGTCCACTACCGCAGCGATGTCGGTCCGACGCACTACTACGCATTCGATCGGCGCGCCGCCCAAGCAACGCTGCTCTTTGTGGATCGGCCGCGGCTGTTCGATTACACGCTGGCGCCGATGCGGCCGATCGCGTTTGAAGCGCGCGACGGCTTGCGCATCGAGGGCTATCTCACGTTGCCCTTAGGCGTTGAGCCGCACAACCTGCCGACGATCCTGTTCGTGCACGGCGGCCCATGGCATCGCGACCGCTGGGGCTACGACGAGATGGCGCAGTGGCTGGCCAATCGCGGCTATGCCGTGCTGCAGGTGAACTTTCGCGGCTCGACGGGTTACGGCAAGGCGTTTCTCAATGCCGGCAATCGGGAATGGGCCGGGGCGATGCGAACCGACCTCATCGACGCCCGCGAGTGGGCAGTCGCGCAGGGTTTCGCCGATCCCGATCGCTTCGCGATTTTCGGCGGCAGCTACGGGGGATACGCAGTGCTCGCGGCGCTCACGTTTACGCCCGATGCGTTTACGTGCGGCGTCGACGTGGTCGGCCCGTCGAATCTCAATACCCTTCTCGAAACGATTCCGCCGTATTGGGAGCCGATGCGGCGCGTGTTTTACGAGCGCATGGGCGAGGATCCGGAGTTTCTCAACTCGCAGTCTCCGTTGTTTCGCGCGAAGGACATTCGCGTGCCGCTTTTAGTCGCGCAAGGCGCGAACGATCCGCGGGTCAAGCAAACCGAGAGCGATCAACTCGTGGGCGCGATGCGCGAGAACCAAATCCCCGTGACGTACATCGTCTTCGACAACGAGGGGCATGGGTTCGCCAATCCGGAAAACAACAAGCGCTTTACGGCGCTGGCCGAGCGGTTCTTCGCGCAGACGCTCGGCGGCAAGCTCCAGCCGCCTCAACCCGACGAGGACTTCGAACCTTTCCTGCGCTAG
- a CDS encoding BlaI/MecI/CopY family transcriptional regulator, whose protein sequence is MPGKKLKTLTKAELRVMEVLWQCRNGTVADVVAALPPPPLAYTTVLTMLRILEQKGIVRRKPDGRAHVYYPCIERDDAATSAVGDVLRSFFADSKTALAVRLMAEEKPNAEELASIKALIARYEEEAP, encoded by the coding sequence ATGCCCGGAAAGAAGCTCAAGACTCTCACCAAGGCGGAACTGCGCGTCATGGAAGTACTGTGGCAGTGTCGCAACGGCACGGTGGCCGACGTTGTAGCAGCGTTGCCGCCGCCGCCCTTAGCCTACACGACGGTGTTGACCATGCTGCGGATCCTCGAGCAAAAGGGCATCGTGCGGCGCAAGCCCGATGGGCGAGCGCACGTCTACTATCCCTGTATCGAGCGCGACGACGCGGCGACCTCAGCGGTCGGCGACGTTCTGCGCTCGTTTTTTGCCGACAGCAAAACCGCGCTCGCTGTTCGTTTGATGGCCGAGGAAAAACCGAACGCCGAAGAGCTCGCATCGATCAAAGCGCTGATTGCGCGCTATGAGGAGGAGGCGCCATGA
- a CDS encoding M56 family metallopeptidase — protein sequence MTPAADTAVRFIIAVLFNGLWEAALLAIVAWIALRAMPNGNATTRHSVLVAALLASLVLPVATAVVTTMHPAAAPVAASAHEPPPSARTLSPKASAITVPSRQATPAVTAPPRANIALPRSIAVAIVVLWLLGALFVLVRLIVSLWHLERLKKDALPVAVEYRAQLTRWSAATKGSRTVRLCRSGEIAIPIAVGLFDAMILIPERFLEELEPADVDRIVLHELAHLRRADDWINAVERLASALLFFNPGIAWLVAQLDLEREVACDDWVLQQNDPLPYANCLAKVVESAVWPYRAMSAPGAFLTRRAMSVRIERLLTAQRDVRVRTSLGPTGIVIAALGALGIGAAFVSPSFAYTVAAPGQSSTAPVFHRALVARHTVRRSQAKPQVPSIALNAVAKATAAATEPAATPTIVAPTAPPAAKPAVRTAAKTATRTSMVVAANSPAYIDELAAAGYTNLTVDELIQLRSLGVTADYIRGLESAGLQHPTVRELTQMRALDVQPDFVRDIRQHFGAVDVEQLCRLRALGVTPSYIDQMKRVYPSLSVDDAARLRALGIDADFIERANAHGFHNLSIEQLIRLKVSGIL from the coding sequence ATGACGCCCGCCGCGGACACCGCCGTTCGTTTTATCATCGCCGTTCTCTTCAACGGTTTGTGGGAAGCCGCACTCCTGGCCATCGTGGCGTGGATTGCGCTGCGCGCGATGCCCAACGGCAACGCCACGACGCGCCATTCCGTGCTCGTCGCCGCGCTGCTCGCAAGCCTCGTTCTACCGGTCGCGACCGCCGTCGTGACGACAATGCATCCAGCCGCGGCTCCGGTTGCGGCAAGCGCGCACGAACCGCCGCCCAGCGCGCGAACGTTATCGCCGAAGGCATCCGCGATTACCGTACCGTCGCGTCAAGCAACGCCGGCCGTTACCGCGCCCCCGCGCGCGAATATCGCGCTGCCGCGCTCGATCGCCGTTGCGATCGTCGTCCTGTGGCTGCTCGGCGCCCTCTTCGTCCTCGTCCGCTTGATCGTCAGTCTCTGGCACCTCGAGCGGCTCAAGAAGGACGCGTTGCCGGTCGCGGTCGAGTATCGCGCCCAGCTCACGCGCTGGAGTGCGGCAACCAAGGGCTCGCGCACGGTACGCCTGTGCCGCTCGGGTGAGATTGCGATTCCCATCGCGGTCGGCCTCTTCGACGCGATGATTCTCATTCCGGAGCGGTTTCTCGAAGAGCTCGAACCGGCCGACGTCGATCGCATCGTGCTGCACGAGCTCGCACACTTGCGCCGCGCCGACGATTGGATCAATGCCGTCGAGCGTCTTGCGTCCGCACTGCTGTTCTTCAATCCGGGCATCGCATGGCTTGTCGCGCAACTCGATCTCGAGCGGGAAGTCGCGTGCGACGACTGGGTACTGCAGCAGAACGACCCTTTGCCGTACGCCAACTGCCTTGCAAAAGTGGTTGAGTCGGCAGTGTGGCCGTACCGTGCGATGTCGGCGCCGGGTGCGTTTTTGACGCGCCGCGCGATGTCGGTACGCATCGAACGGTTGCTCACCGCGCAGCGCGACGTGCGCGTCCGTACGTCGCTCGGACCGACCGGCATTGTCATTGCGGCACTAGGTGCGTTAGGTATCGGCGCCGCGTTTGTCTCACCGTCGTTCGCCTACACGGTGGCGGCACCGGGGCAATCTTCGACCGCTCCCGTTTTCCATCGAGCACTCGTCGCGCGCCACACTGTCCGCCGGTCTCAGGCGAAGCCTCAAGTACCGTCAATAGCCCTCAATGCAGTCGCAAAAGCGACCGCCGCCGCGACCGAGCCCGCAGCCACGCCTACGATCGTCGCACCGACGGCGCCCCCGGCTGCAAAACCTGCCGTACGCACCGCCGCAAAGACCGCGACGCGAACGTCGATGGTCGTCGCCGCGAATTCGCCCGCGTATATCGACGAACTGGCGGCGGCCGGGTATACGAACCTTACCGTCGATGAGCTCATCCAGCTCAGATCTCTCGGCGTTACCGCCGATTACATCCGCGGGCTAGAAAGCGCCGGCCTGCAGCATCCGACGGTTCGAGAGCTCACGCAAATGCGGGCACTTGACGTGCAGCCCGACTTCGTTCGGGATATACGCCAACATTTTGGTGCAGTGGACGTCGAGCAGCTTTGCCGCCTGCGCGCGCTCGGCGTGACGCCATCGTACATCGATCAGATGAAGCGCGTCTATCCCAGCTTATCGGTCGACGATGCGGCGCGCCTGCGCGCGCTGGGAATCGATGCCGATTTCATCGAGCGCGCTAACGCGCACGGGTTTCACAACCTCAGCATCGAGCAACTCATTCGTCTGAAGGTCAGCGGGATATTATGA
- a CDS encoding DHA2 family efflux MFS transporter permease subunit, with protein MTVAERTAVAGVIPARPKATVPAQHPHDDSRTRTLVVAGVMMAALLQTVDLTIVNVALPTIQGNLGATVDEGTWVLTGYVIANVVVIPLTPWLQLRFGRKNYFLASIAGFTVASLLCGLASSLMALILFRIVQGAFGGGLLATAQVILRDTFPPEKLGLSQSIFALGTILGPSIGPTIGGVLVDNLSWPWVFDVNLVPGALAFIILARYLRDKAKPQRAPVDATGIALLVVAVSCLQYVLDQGQHDDWFSDASIQICTVLATTATAAFIWWELRVAQPIVDLRVMRTPAVAAALAIAGAYAAVIFPSLLLLPQFTVENLGFTSTLAGVLIGVRALPVLFLTIPVGRLTSNPRLDLRWPIGIGLAMAGLGSLWLASGVTTTSDIGTFVAPLLFIGVGAAFVYSPLLVATMRAVAPEAAAKASSFIVLFFQLGGSISSASIVALLDRRLQFHQTVLAAETTLSRLPVANFLQHASPAALAAAVAEQAAALAYADAFLVTGALALLITPGVLLLARKRA; from the coding sequence ATGACAGTTGCCGAGAGAACCGCCGTCGCCGGCGTTATCCCCGCACGCCCGAAAGCAACCGTTCCGGCTCAACACCCTCACGATGACAGCCGTACGCGGACGCTCGTCGTCGCTGGCGTGATGATGGCAGCGCTGCTGCAGACCGTCGATCTGACGATCGTCAACGTCGCGCTGCCGACGATTCAGGGAAATCTCGGCGCGACGGTCGACGAGGGCACGTGGGTGCTCACCGGTTACGTGATCGCCAACGTCGTCGTGATTCCGCTGACGCCTTGGCTGCAACTGAGATTCGGAAGAAAGAATTATTTTCTCGCGTCGATCGCGGGATTCACAGTCGCGTCTCTGTTGTGCGGACTAGCGTCGTCGCTGATGGCGCTGATTCTCTTTCGGATCGTGCAGGGCGCGTTCGGCGGCGGACTGCTCGCGACGGCGCAGGTGATTCTGCGCGACACGTTTCCACCGGAGAAACTGGGATTGAGCCAGTCGATCTTCGCGCTGGGAACGATTCTCGGACCGTCGATCGGCCCGACCATCGGCGGTGTCCTCGTCGACAATCTGTCGTGGCCGTGGGTCTTCGACGTGAACCTCGTGCCGGGCGCTTTGGCATTCATTATTTTGGCGCGCTATTTGCGCGATAAGGCCAAGCCGCAGCGCGCACCGGTCGATGCGACCGGCATCGCCCTGCTCGTCGTGGCCGTAAGCTGTCTACAGTACGTGCTCGATCAAGGGCAGCACGACGATTGGTTTTCGGACGCGTCGATTCAGATCTGCACGGTGCTTGCGACGACGGCAACCGCAGCCTTCATTTGGTGGGAGCTGCGCGTCGCACAGCCGATCGTCGACTTGCGCGTGATGCGAACGCCGGCCGTCGCCGCGGCGCTGGCAATCGCCGGCGCGTACGCTGCCGTCATCTTTCCGAGCCTTCTTCTGCTGCCGCAGTTTACGGTCGAGAACCTGGGATTTACGAGCACGCTCGCCGGCGTCTTAATCGGCGTGCGTGCACTTCCGGTGTTATTCTTGACGATTCCGGTGGGACGGCTCACGAGCAATCCACGATTGGATTTACGCTGGCCGATCGGCATCGGGTTAGCCATGGCGGGTCTGGGATCGCTATGGCTGGCAAGCGGCGTGACGACGACCAGCGACATCGGGACGTTCGTCGCGCCGCTGCTCTTCATCGGCGTCGGCGCGGCATTCGTGTACTCGCCGCTGCTGGTCGCAACGATGCGCGCGGTCGCGCCGGAGGCGGCGGCCAAAGCGTCGTCGTTTATCGTCCTCTTCTTCCAACTCGGCGGATCGATCTCATCGGCCTCGATCGTGGCGCTCTTGGATCGCCGCCTCCAGTTTCATCAGACCGTGTTGGCGGCGGAAACGACGCTCTCGCGACTGCCCGTGGCCAATTTTTTACAGCACGCGAGTCCGGCCGCGCTGGCAGCGGCCGTCGCCGAGCAAGCCGCAGCGCTCGCGTACGCCGACGCATTTCTCGTTACCGGCGCATTAGCGCTGCTCATCACCCCCGGCGTGCTCTTGCTGGCACGCAAACGAGCTTAG
- a CDS encoding helix-turn-helix transcriptional regulator — protein sequence MHSTDERRLELSDFLRTRRAKIVPSDVGLADGARRRTPGLRREEVALLANIGTTWYTRLEQGLPINVSADVLDGISRALRLTSEERRHLHLLAGVPLAIAAHGDESVSELVLRTLEALNPCPAYIRGRRWDVLAYNRSADALSDFSSSTGKARNIIWRLFCDPEMPYRLGDPQCMKRRAVANFRSVAAKYSNDSQFIELIEELRATSPEFRELWAQHDVMGAAEGLKRYLHPELGELILDYTAFEIPGDGDIRMVVLTAAPRSESERKLRLLTPALIA from the coding sequence ATGCACTCGACCGACGAACGCCGTCTAGAACTCAGCGATTTTCTCCGGACCCGGCGCGCCAAAATTGTGCCGTCCGACGTCGGTTTGGCCGACGGCGCGCGACGCCGCACGCCGGGGCTGCGCCGCGAAGAAGTGGCGCTGCTCGCCAACATCGGCACGACGTGGTACACGCGTCTCGAGCAAGGCTTGCCGATCAACGTCTCGGCCGACGTGCTCGACGGTATTTCACGCGCGCTGCGTCTCACGTCTGAGGAGCGGCGTCACCTGCACCTGCTCGCCGGGGTTCCGCTCGCGATTGCCGCCCACGGCGACGAGAGCGTGAGCGAGTTGGTACTGCGCACGCTCGAAGCCCTCAACCCCTGTCCGGCGTATATCCGCGGGCGCCGTTGGGACGTACTTGCTTACAATCGGTCCGCCGACGCGCTGTCAGATTTTTCGAGCTCTACCGGTAAAGCGCGAAACATTATCTGGCGCCTCTTTTGCGATCCGGAAATGCCCTATCGCCTCGGCGATCCGCAATGCATGAAGCGACGCGCCGTTGCAAACTTTCGCAGCGTCGCGGCGAAGTATTCCAACGATTCGCAGTTTATCGAACTTATCGAGGAACTGCGCGCCACGTCACCGGAGTTTCGCGAGCTCTGGGCGCAGCACGACGTCATGGGTGCTGCCGAAGGGCTCAAGCGCTATCTCCATCCGGAGCTTGGCGAGTTGATCCTCGACTATACCGCGTTCGAGATTCCCGGCGACGGAGACATCCGCATGGTCGTCCTCACCGCGGCTCCCCGCTCCGAAAGCGAACGCAAGTTGAGGCTGTTGACGCCCGCGCTTATCGCGTAA
- a CDS encoding STAS domain-containing protein, whose amino-acid sequence MRPYVLGENAYVVLDGDLDISRKTEVLAALPEASVLRNVVINLTRVSYIDSFMLGSLVQFRANFIAGGGTPENLMLVLPRGGILERTFELTGLNKLFCIASLEAAPRVEEVPSGVTR is encoded by the coding sequence ATGCGCCCGTACGTCTTGGGAGAAAACGCCTACGTCGTCCTCGACGGCGATCTCGACATCTCGCGCAAAACCGAGGTGCTCGCGGCACTTCCTGAAGCCAGCGTGCTGCGAAACGTGGTGATCAATCTTACGCGCGTCTCCTACATCGACTCGTTTATGCTCGGTTCGCTGGTTCAGTTTCGCGCAAACTTCATCGCAGGCGGTGGAACGCCCGAAAATCTCATGCTCGTGCTCCCGCGGGGGGGCATTCTCGAGCGCACCTTCGAGCTGACCGGCTTGAACAAACTGTTTTGCATAGCCTCGCTCGAGGCCGCGCCGCGCGTCGAAGAGGTACCTAGCGGCGTTACGCGATAA